From the genome of Anaerolineae bacterium, one region includes:
- a CDS encoding ABC transporter ATP-binding protein — translation MRALLRMFTFLRPYLLQVGLAFFSLLAITTANLVVPDIIRQVIDTGLLLGERAYLTRAALLILGIGLGRALFLFLRRYLTAWLAQRVSFDLRNRLYAHLQRLSFAYHDQTPAGQLISRTIEDVRSMTNFLGGGLIELVQMGLMFVAALAVMYSANTRLAAIATLPLIPLVLVTTNFGQKVTHMFYRIDQGLGEITVRVQENVLGAAVVRAFAREQYEVDRFTESNRELYDARLTVIGQWARIMPTTHFLIALGTILILWFGGQMVLHGEATLGEVVAFNSYFMLLGVPARQLVWLVNSGGEAAAGARRLFEVLDARPAIQSPPNALRLQPIQGRVTFEHVSFRYPGEPHEALKEVHLDIAPNTVVALIGPTGSGKSTLVHLIPRFYDPTEGRVLIDGHDVRTLDLPTLRRQIGIVLQTSLLFSTTIRENIAYGRPDATEEEIIAAARAAQAHDFILRLPQGYDTEVGERGVTLSGGQRQRIAIARALLMDPRILILDDATSSVDIETEHLIQQALFRLMEGRTTFIIAQRLATVKRADLILVLDQGRIVQMGTHETLLAQPGLYREFYELQLRSQEEGEAEPTPGD, via the coding sequence ATGCGTGCTTTGCTTCGGATGTTCACCTTCCTGCGCCCCTACCTGCTTCAGGTGGGGCTGGCCTTTTTCAGTCTGTTGGCCATTACCACCGCCAACCTGGTGGTGCCGGACATCATCCGCCAGGTTATCGACACCGGCCTGTTGCTGGGGGAGCGGGCCTACCTGACCCGGGCGGCCCTGCTCATCCTGGGTATTGGCCTGGGCCGGGCGTTGTTTCTGTTCTTGCGCCGTTACCTCACGGCATGGCTCGCTCAGCGGGTGTCCTTCGACCTGCGCAACCGCCTGTATGCCCATTTGCAGCGGCTTTCGTTCGCCTATCACGACCAGACCCCGGCCGGGCAACTCATCAGCCGTACCATTGAAGATGTGCGCTCGATGACCAACTTTTTGGGCGGTGGCCTGATCGAACTGGTGCAGATGGGGCTGATGTTCGTGGCGGCGCTGGCCGTGATGTATTCGGCCAACACCCGCCTGGCCGCCATCGCCACCTTGCCGCTCATCCCCCTGGTGCTGGTGACTACCAACTTTGGCCAAAAAGTGACCCACATGTTTTACCGCATTGACCAGGGGTTGGGTGAGATCACCGTGCGGGTGCAGGAAAACGTGCTTGGGGCCGCTGTGGTGCGGGCCTTTGCCCGTGAACAGTACGAGGTGGACCGGTTCACCGAAAGCAACCGCGAACTCTACGACGCTCGGCTCACCGTCATTGGCCAGTGGGCCCGCATCATGCCCACCACCCACTTTCTTATCGCCCTGGGTACCATCCTCATCCTCTGGTTTGGCGGCCAGATGGTGTTGCACGGCGAGGCGACTTTGGGTGAGGTGGTTGCCTTCAATAGTTACTTCATGCTCCTGGGCGTTCCGGCGCGGCAACTGGTGTGGCTGGTCAACTCGGGGGGCGAAGCCGCTGCCGGGGCCAGGCGCCTGTTTGAAGTGCTGGATGCCCGCCCCGCCATCCAATCGCCGCCAAATGCCCTGCGCCTGCAACCCATCCAGGGGCGGGTGACCTTTGAGCATGTCTCCTTCCGCTACCCCGGTGAACCTCACGAGGCGTTGAAGGAGGTTCACCTGGACATTGCCCCGAACACCGTGGTAGCCCTCATCGGCCCCACGGGGAGCGGCAAGAGCACCTTAGTGCACCTCATCCCGCGTTTTTACGACCCCACGGAGGGGCGGGTGCTCATCGACGGTCACGATGTGCGCACCTTGGACCTGCCGACCTTGCGGCGGCAGATTGGCATCGTGTTGCAGACCTCGCTGCTTTTTTCCACCACGATTCGCGAGAACATCGCCTACGGACGACCCGATGCCACGGAGGAAGAGATCATCGCCGCGGCCAGGGCGGCCCAGGCGCACGACTTCATCCTGCGCCTGCCCCAGGGCTACGATACCGAGGTGGGCGAGCGGGGCGTGACCCTTTCGGGCGGCCAGCGTCAGCGCATTGCCATCGCCCGCGCCCTGCTCATGGACCCGCGCATTCTCATCCTCGACGATGCGACTTCCAGCGTGGACATCGAAACCGAACACCTCATCCAACAGGCGCTGTTCCGCCTGATGGAAGGCCGCACCACCTTCATCATCGCGCAGCGATTGGCCACCGTGAAGCGCGCCGACCTCATTCTGGTGCTCGATCAGGGCCGCATTGTGCAGATGGGCACCCATGAGACCCTGCTCGCCCAGCCGGGCCTGTATCGCGAGTTTTACGAATTGCAGTTGCGTTCCCAGGAGGAAGGGGAGGCGGAACCTACCCCAGGGGATTGA
- a CDS encoding DUF5615 family PIN-like protein, whose product MLWVVEEQPGPRGEDVLAVREERIILTFDKDFGRLAFQHCLPATCGIMLLRFPPRSPAAITRIVLSALASRETWEGTFAVIDEKRIRLRVLPSARRT is encoded by the coding sequence GTGCTCTGGGTGGTCGAAGAGCAGCCGGGGCCAAGGGGCGAGGATGTTTTAGCCGTGCGGGAGGAGCGCATCATCCTCACTTTCGACAAGGACTTTGGCCGTCTGGCCTTCCAACATTGCTTACCGGCCACCTGCGGGATCATGCTCTTGCGCTTTCCTCCTCGAAGCCCTGCAGCCATCACCCGTATCGTGCTGAGCGCTTTGGCCTCCCGCGAAACCTGGGAGGGCACCTTCGCCGTCATCGACGAGAAGCGCATTCGTTTACGCGTCCTTCCCTCTGCGCGACGAACATAA